The Limibacillus halophilus genome includes the window CGCCATCGCCGCAATCCGCCCCGGCGTCCTTGCCGAGGAGATCGCTTTCGCAGCCAACGAGGTCTACCGGCAGCGGGGCTATAAAACCGGTTACCGCACAGGGCGATCGATCGGGGTGGCTTATCTGGAAGCCCCGGAGTTGAAGGAAGGCGACAAGACAATCCTTCGACCGGGCATGACCTTCGCCGTCGATGGCGGCATTTCCGTCGATGGGTCATGCGGGGGCCGCATTGGCGATTCCGTGGTCGTGACGGAAACGGGCTGCGATTACCTGACCGACTACCCCCGCCGCCTACTGGTTGTCTGAGGCCCGATGATCATGCACAACCTTCGGATCGCAGTATTACAACCCGATGCGGCTTACGATGCGCCGGCCCGAAAGTTGGAACGCCTCGAATCGGCAATCGAGCAGGCTGCTCAAACAGAAACGCAACTACTGCTTTGTCCGGAACTCTATCTGTGCGGCTATAATGCGGGCGCGGCGATACGCGACCGCGCGGAGCCCAGCGACGGCCCCTTTTTTCGAGGCGTCCAAGAGCTAACCCGGCGCTGGGGCGTCGCGGTCGCCTACGGGTATCCCGAAGCTGCCGGAGATAGGCTCTACAATGCAGTCGCCTTGGTCGATGCCGAGGGCAATCTGCTTGCCAATCACCGCAAGCTTGCCCTCCCGAGCGCTTATGAAAAGCTCTATTTCGACAGCCACCACGGCTTGACGCTTTGCACTTTCGCGGGTTGGCGTGTGGCTATGTTGATCTGTTACGACGTTGAGTTTCCCGAAACCGCGCGCGCCGCAGCGCTGGCCGGCGCAGAGCTTATCCTGGCGCCCACCGCACTTGCAGAGGAATGGTCGGTGGTCGCCGAGAAAGTCATACCGGCCCGCGCCTTCGAGAACGGCATCTATCTGGCCTATGCCAACTTCGCGGGCATAGAGAAAGATCTTCGCTACTTTGGAGGCAGCCGGATTGTCGGGCCCGACGGGTTGGAGCTCGCAACCGCGAAACATAGCCCTGCTCTCATTTTCGCCGACTTGGAAAGGGATGCCGTCGAAAGGGCCCGCAAGCGTCTGGCATATCTTACCGATCAGGCAAACCTTCAACTCTAGAACGCTGCCAATCCGTTGGACGCATAGCTCCCAAAGTGGGAAGCAACAACGCGGCCGTTCCTTGACAAATCAGATAACATGTGTAGATACATTTTCTATAAAAGAGGACGAGCGAATGACCAAGGAAGAAGTGACGGTGGCGGTGGTCGAGCAGGAATGCGCCGTGTTGCGGACCCGTATGGCCGCCCGTAAGGTGACCCGCACCTACGATGAGGCCCTACGGCCTCTGGGCCTAAAGGTCACGCAGTTTACGCTGTTGGTCGCGATCAAACACGGCATCCCTGATTCGATATCCGAACTCGCCGAATCGCTTGCCATGGAACGCACGACGCTGACACGCAATCTGCAACTGCTTGAGAAGCAGGGGCTGGCGACCATTGGGCCTGAAGGCTATCGCCGGGCCCGTAGCATGCAATTGACACCGTTGGGTGAGGAGAAACTGGCCGCCGCCCTGCCTGTTTGGCGACAAGCCCAGGATCAACTTGTACGCAAATTGGGCAAGGGCCGCTGGATCGAGGCAAAGGCACTGTTGTCGGAGATTATCTCAACCGCATAAGCCAGTTCTGCTGTAAGCCTACATGTGTAGTTACATCTCGATATGTGTAGATACAAGTGAGGAACGATCGAATGACCCGGATAAGCACCCTGCAAAAAACATTCTGGCATATCACTGGGTTCCGGTGGCCGATCCTTGTTTTCAGCTTCCTGGCGATCGCTGCCGCGGGCGCGTTCGTTCCCAAGATCGTCAAGGATACCGGGGCCGATGCTTTCATTGACCCACAGAACCCGGCGCTAATCTATCGAAACAAAGTCAAGGAAACCTTCGGCTTGCGCGATCCTATCGTGCTGGCTGTGGTCAACCGTGGAGAAACCGGGGTTTTCAACCCCACCAGTCTTGAACTGGTGGCATGGCTCACCGAGAAAATAGAAGGCACCGCGAATGTCGATCCCGAAAGGGTGTTTAGCATCGCGACTGAGAGTAACATCGTCGGCACCGACGACGGGATGCTGGTCGAGGATTTTTTCGAGGAAGATGCGGAAGGATTCGCCGCTCCTCTTGGAACACAAGCGCGCGCCGATGAGATTCGTGCGGCCATTGACGATTTCCCGTTGTATCGGGGAAACCTTGTCGCCCGAGATGGCACGGCCACGCTCATTGTCGTGGAATTGGTCGATGAGGAGCAGGCCCAGGAAACCTATGATGTCATCCTTAACCTTCTTGATGACGCTCCTCTCGGTGGTTTAGATCAGGTCTATGTAGCAGGCGAAGGAGCCGTCGCGGGCTACTTGGCGACCTACATAGACCGTGACGCGCAGCGCCTGAATCCACTCGCCGGCCTAATCATCACTCTTGTCCTCGTGGTGACCTTCCTGAGCGTGAGAGGCGCGCTGCTGCCAAACATTATCGTACTGGCGACGGCGGCCTTTACATTCGGCACGATGGCCGCCTTCGGCGTGCGCTTCTATGTGATCACCAACGCCTTGATCGTTAATCTGATTGGCATCGCCGTTGCAGATTCGATCCACATCCTGAGCCAGTACTACGAGGAACAGCGGGCGCAGCCGACAGCACCCAAACGCGAGATCGTCACCCGAGCCATGGCGGCAATGTGGCGCCCGGTGACCCTGACGACCTTGACGACCATTGCGGGATTCCTCGCCCTGGCGGCGGCATCGGACATGCCGCCCATGCGCGCCTTCGGTCTATTCGGTGCGTTGGGTGTCGCGGTGGCCTGGGTCTATTCGATGACGTTTCTTCCGGCCGCGCTGACGCTCTGGCCCAGCCAGCGCATAAGCCGGCCCTTCCGCCCAAAATCAGCCCAACGGCAGGGCGATTTCGCCAGCCGTCTCATGTTGGCCTTCGGTCGCTTGGTCCTGGCTAATCCGAAAAGAGTTGTCGCACTCGGCGTTGTAGTCGCCGTCGCTGGCGCCCTGGGGGCAGCACGGGTCATTGTTGAAGACCAGCAGATCGAAAACTTCCATCCCTCGGAACCAATCTATCAGGCGGACAAGGCCATCAACCGGTCGATGGACGGCACCTATTACCTTGATATCGTCGTTGAAACACCCAATCCGGAGGGCCTGCATCGTCCCGAAAATCTAAGGAAAATTGAGCAGCTGCAACGATTCCTGGAAACCCTGCCACAGGTCGGCGGCACGACATCACTGGTCGATTACATCAAGCAGATGAATCGGGCGGTGAACGAAAACCGCAAAGAATTCTATGTGGTGCCGGACGATCCCCTCCTCATTTCCCAACTCTTCCTACTTTATTCCGCCTCCGCCGATCCCACCGACTTCGAGGAGGAAGTGGATTCCAACTATCAGAACGCCCTTGTCCGCGCGAATGTGAGCACCGGCGTCCACTCGAGCAACCGCTTGCTGGTAAACGCGGTTGAGGCATACCTAACCGACTCGTTCAATTCACCCGGCATTGTCGGCACGGTGACAGGGCGCATCAACGTCAATTACCACTGGATCAAGAACATCGCCGACAACCACGCCAGCAGCGTCCTCCTGGCGCTGCTGGCGGTGACCGCCATGGCAGCCATCGTGTTCCGATCTCTCGTAGCCGCGGCAATTTGCATATTGCCGATAGGCCTTGCGGTCCTGATCGTCTATGCCGTGATGGGTTTCGGCGGCGTCTGGTTGGGTGTAGGCACATCCATGTTCGCCTCTATCGCCATTGGCCTTGGCATCGACTTCGCCATTCACTCGCTGGACCGTTTGAAAACCCTTGTGCAGGCGGAGGGGTTGACCGATCAGACGTTGCTGAAGCTATACCCGGAAACGGGCCGCGCGCTATTCTACAACTTTGCCGCAGTCGCCCTCGGGTTTGCCATTCTGATCACAAGTGACGTACCACCCCTGGTGCGCTTCGGCTCTCTCGTCGCAGTTGCGGTTTCGACAGCCTTCCTGGCCTCGATGACTCTGCTTCCCGCAATCGTAAAGCTTGCCAGGCCGTCGTTCCTCGGAAGGCAACCGACCTCGAGCGACCAGGCGGCCTGGGTACGCAGTAAGATCGCGCGCACTGGATTGCTGCTTCTGGTCGGCAGCCTCGCCAGCGTGCTCGCACTTCATGCCGCCGCCGAGGAACTGCCCGACGGAACGAAAGTCATGGAGCAGGTCGTCGCTCGAAACGAAGGCCCTTGGGTCACGCGTGACCTGAGAATGGAACTCACGGATCGCTCCGGCACGACGCGTGTGCAGGAGACCAAAGCCTTCCGAAAGTACTACGGGGCCGAAAAGCGGACGGTCATTTTCTACGTCAACCCAACCAACATCAAAGGAACGGCCTTTCTGACCTACGACTACCCTGACGCGGAGGTGGACGACGATCAGTGGCTTTACCTGCCAGCGCTCAGAAAGGTTCGGCGCATATCCGCTTCCAATCGCGGTGACTACTTCCTGGGCACCGACTTCACATACGAGGAGATCAAGAAGGAAAATAAGCTGGAACTCTCCGACTACGCCTTCAAAAGCGTTGGCTGGGAGGATGTCGCAGGCAGCCCGACCATTGTTGTCGAAGGATTGCCTGTCGATGAAGACGTGGCAAAAGAGCTGGGCTACAGCCGCGTGCTCTGGAGGGTGGATCCGACGATCTGGATGTCACGCAAGACGGAGTTTTGGGATACCAACGGCAATCATCTGAAAACGATCACCTTGCCGCAGGTCGAACAGATTGATGGCATTTGGACAGCCTTGAGAATACAGGCCGTGAATCATAAGACCGGCCATCGCACGAACTTCGCTTTCTCCAACGTCGACTACAGTTCCCCCGTTGCCGACCAACGATTTGAGCAAAGCCTGCTCAAGAGAGGGTTCTAGCAACATGCCGGGATTGCAGGCATCCGCTCCGTATCCTCGGCACGTTCTCTTGCTCGTAGTCTGCGTTATGACGACCGTTTCGGCCACAACCCTGCTAGCCCAGGAGACCGGCGTGAAACAGATCGAGCTACGCGGGCTTTTTGAGAGCGCCGCCGCCGTGGAACTTAGCGACGGGAAGTTGCAGAAGTGGGACTTTATCTTGAAACCCGAGCTAACAGTCGACTTCAACGATAATCTTCGCCTGACCGCGCTGGGTCACCTGCGGTTCGACCCGATCGACAAACTCGAACCAGGCCGACCAACGTCGCTCAACGACAATCGCTCGCCTCTGTCGCGCCGTTACTTCACGGGCGATTACGACGACTTGGAGCTTCGGGAGCTATATCTCGACACCAGTATCGGAAACAGCTTGCTCCGGGTTGGAAAGCAGCAAACGGTCTGGGGGCAAGCCGATGGTTTGCGCGTCCTCGACATCGTCAATCCTTTTGACTTTCGAGAGTTCATCCTGCCGGATTTCGAAGACCGGCGCATACCGTTGTGGACCCTGAGTATCGAAGCGCCTGTTGGTCCTATCGCGAGTCAGTTTATCTGGATTCCCGACCAAACGTACGACCAACCGCCCCAAGCAAACGGGACATTCGCCTTCACCTCGCCGCTGGTCGTTCCAGCAGCACCACCGGGTGTTCCGGTAACTGTTGAACCGCCAAACCGACCAAACCGCACAGTCGCCGATTCGGATATCGGAGGTCGGGTGTCCGCGTTCCTGGGCGGATGGGACCTGACCCTCAATTATCTTTACCACCATCACGACCAAGCGGTCCTCTATCAGACGCGAGACGCTGGAGGTATCACGATCACACCGCGATACGAACGAACCCATCTGGTCGGCGGAACATTTGCCAATGCCTTTGGTGATTTCACATTGCGGGGCGAACTCGGCTATTCAACCGACAGATTCTTCCTGTCGAATGATCCGGATGACAGCGACGGAATCGCCCGGTCCGGGGAACTGGGATATGTCGCTGCCCTCGATTACAGCGTGGACGCCGATTTACTCATCAGTACTCAGTTCTTTCAAAGCTTACTGACGGAATATGATACGGGATTCCTTCGAGACCGCGTTGAAAGTCAAGCAACATTACGCTTGGACCAGCAGTTTCTGAACGATCGCGGCCGCGCCAGCTTGTTGATTATTCAAAGCCTCAATGATGGCGACGGCGTCTTACAGGCAGACCTAAACTACGAATGGCGCTCTGATGTGATTCTCAAGTTAGGCGCGGACCTCTTTTATGGCGACCGTTCCGGCCTGTTCGGTCAATTTCAAGACGCCACCCGCTTGACGTTCGGGGTCGAGTTAGGCTTCTGACGCCAACCAAGGCCTACCGAGATCGGTGGTCCGGTGCTAGAATCCAAAGGGTGCGCGGTAGGCGGCGCAACTAATCGTAAGTATTTGGAATCAGGGCTGAGGCAAGGATGCAATCCAGGATACAACGGCTGATAAAAGTATCCTGGATTTGCCTGCTTACTATTGCCATCGCCCCACCGCTGGCCGCACAGACCAGCTATGAACAACTGGTGCTGGAACAATGCAGACAAGCCTTGGATCGGAACGAGGCACAACTCGCCGTGGTGTTCTGCGAATCAGCCGTTCGCAAAGCGCCTCAATCCGCAGAGGCAATGCGCGCGCTGGCCGAGGCTTACATGGCCGCCGGACAACCTGATCGGGCTGCAACGGCTAACCAGATCGCTGACCAACTGTCCGCGAAAGCACCCAAAGCCGCGCCCCCGGTGGCAACGACCGCGCCCGCAAAGCAAACACCAAACAACGAGGCTGCGAGCACTAACGGCCCCTCGCCTGCTCCTGTCCCCAACACGCAGTCGGCGCGTTCCGGCTACTGGTTTCAGCTAGGTGCCTATCGCGATCAAAATGTCGCCCAGGCAGAGGGTAAACGCCTAGCCGAGACATTTCCGGGCCTGTTTGGTGATCTGGAGATTATCATCGACACCAGGGATATCGAAGGTCGTGGCGTCTTCCATCGACTTCGTGCCGGGCCTTTCATGAGTGCGGCCTTGGCGGGCGAACGCTGCGATACGCTTCGGGCACAGGGGGTCGACTGCTTCGTCGCCCCCTAGACGAACGGGGCAGCGCTGCTCTCACTCAGGTCGGCGACCAACTCACCAGCCGCTAACAGCCTTTACCTCAAGGAAGTCTTCGAGCCCCCAAACGCCGCCTTCACGTCCATTGCCCGACGCCTTCATACCGCCAAAGGGGCTTCCCGCGCCGCGTGGCTGACCGTTCATCTCGACCATGCCCGAGCGCAAACGTCTGGCGACCCGCTGCCGCGTTTCGCTGTTCTGGCTCTGCACGTAGTTGGTCAGGCCATAGGTCGTGTCGTTGGCGATGGCAATCGCCTCCTCCTCGGTCTCGAACGGCAGGATCGACAGCACCGGGCCAAAGATTTCCTCACGAGCAATGGTCATATCGTTGGACACATCGGCGAACACCGTTGGACGGACGAAGTAACCGCGGTTGAAACCTTCCGGTCGACCGGGCCCTCCGGCTACGAGCCGCGCCCCTTCGTCGATGCCCTTCTGAATCAGGCCTTGAATCTTGTCGAATTGCATCTGGCTGACCACAGGGCCCATGTGCCGACCTTGCTCATTGGACGGACCGACAGGCATGGCGTCGGCAACGGCACGCGCGATCTCCACCGCTTGGTCGTAGTGATCACGCTGGACGAGCATGCGGGTCGGCGCATTGCAGGATTGACCGCTGTTATTGAAGCAATGCAGCGCCCCGCGCTTGACCGCTTTCTCGTCGGCATCGGGGAAGACTATATTCGCGCCCTTGCCACCTAGTTCCAGATGTACACGCTTGAGCGTATCGGCTGCATTCTTGGATATTGCCGTGCCGGCGCGCGCCGACCCGGTGAAGGATATCATGTCGACGTCCGGGTGGGTCGAGAGCTGGGTGCCAACGCCCGGACCGTCGCCGTTCACGAGGTTGAATACACCCGCTGGAGCGCCCGCCTGCGCCACGATCTCGGCAAAAAGCAATGACGACAACGGCGCGATTTCGGAAGGCTTCAAGACCATCGTGCAGCCCGTCAACAGCGCAGGAATGACCTTTAGCGTGACTTGGTTCATTGGCCAGTTCCAGGGAGTGATCAAGCCGCACACGCCAATCGGCTCATAAAGGATGCGATCATTGGGGGCATGGTCGCCCAGCATCCGCTCAAACGAAAAGGTCTTAGCGGCACGCAGGAAGTTCTTTATGTGCCAGCTTCCCGCCGGCGCCTGTTGGGTTCGCGCAAGTTCAATCGGCGCCCCCATCTCCAAACTTATGGCCTGTGCCATCTCTTCGGTTCGCGCATTATAGAGTTCAAGAATCCGCTCGACCAAGGCCAAGCGCTCTTCCCTCGCGGTCATGGACCAGCTCGCAAAGGCGCGCCGGGCGGCGGCCACTGC containing:
- a CDS encoding carbon-nitrogen hydrolase family protein, with the protein product MHNLRIAVLQPDAAYDAPARKLERLESAIEQAAQTETQLLLCPELYLCGYNAGAAIRDRAEPSDGPFFRGVQELTRRWGVAVAYGYPEAAGDRLYNAVALVDAEGNLLANHRKLALPSAYEKLYFDSHHGLTLCTFAGWRVAMLICYDVEFPETARAAALAGAELILAPTALAEEWSVVAEKVIPARAFENGIYLAYANFAGIEKDLRYFGGSRIVGPDGLELATAKHSPALIFADLERDAVERARKRLAYLTDQANLQL
- a CDS encoding MarR family winged helix-turn-helix transcriptional regulator: MTKEEVTVAVVEQECAVLRTRMAARKVTRTYDEALRPLGLKVTQFTLLVAIKHGIPDSISELAESLAMERTTLTRNLQLLEKQGLATIGPEGYRRARSMQLTPLGEEKLAAALPVWRQAQDQLVRKLGKGRWIEAKALLSEIISTA
- a CDS encoding outer membrane lipoprotein-sorting protein, producing the protein MTRISTLQKTFWHITGFRWPILVFSFLAIAAAGAFVPKIVKDTGADAFIDPQNPALIYRNKVKETFGLRDPIVLAVVNRGETGVFNPTSLELVAWLTEKIEGTANVDPERVFSIATESNIVGTDDGMLVEDFFEEDAEGFAAPLGTQARADEIRAAIDDFPLYRGNLVARDGTATLIVVELVDEEQAQETYDVILNLLDDAPLGGLDQVYVAGEGAVAGYLATYIDRDAQRLNPLAGLIITLVLVVTFLSVRGALLPNIIVLATAAFTFGTMAAFGVRFYVITNALIVNLIGIAVADSIHILSQYYEEQRAQPTAPKREIVTRAMAAMWRPVTLTTLTTIAGFLALAAASDMPPMRAFGLFGALGVAVAWVYSMTFLPAALTLWPSQRISRPFRPKSAQRQGDFASRLMLAFGRLVLANPKRVVALGVVVAVAGALGAARVIVEDQQIENFHPSEPIYQADKAINRSMDGTYYLDIVVETPNPEGLHRPENLRKIEQLQRFLETLPQVGGTTSLVDYIKQMNRAVNENRKEFYVVPDDPLLISQLFLLYSASADPTDFEEEVDSNYQNALVRANVSTGVHSSNRLLVNAVEAYLTDSFNSPGIVGTVTGRINVNYHWIKNIADNHASSVLLALLAVTAMAAIVFRSLVAAAICILPIGLAVLIVYAVMGFGGVWLGVGTSMFASIAIGLGIDFAIHSLDRLKTLVQAEGLTDQTLLKLYPETGRALFYNFAAVALGFAILITSDVPPLVRFGSLVAVAVSTAFLASMTLLPAIVKLARPSFLGRQPTSSDQAAWVRSKIARTGLLLLVGSLASVLALHAAAEELPDGTKVMEQVVARNEGPWVTRDLRMELTDRSGTTRVQETKAFRKYYGAEKRTVIFYVNPTNIKGTAFLTYDYPDAEVDDDQWLYLPALRKVRRISASNRGDYFLGTDFTYEEIKKENKLELSDYAFKSVGWEDVAGSPTIVVEGLPVDEDVAKELGYSRVLWRVDPTIWMSRKTEFWDTNGNHLKTITLPQVEQIDGIWTALRIQAVNHKTGHRTNFAFSNVDYSSPVADQRFEQSLLKRGF
- a CDS encoding DUF1302 family protein, whose product is MKQIELRGLFESAAAVELSDGKLQKWDFILKPELTVDFNDNLRLTALGHLRFDPIDKLEPGRPTSLNDNRSPLSRRYFTGDYDDLELRELYLDTSIGNSLLRVGKQQTVWGQADGLRVLDIVNPFDFREFILPDFEDRRIPLWTLSIEAPVGPIASQFIWIPDQTYDQPPQANGTFAFTSPLVVPAAPPGVPVTVEPPNRPNRTVADSDIGGRVSAFLGGWDLTLNYLYHHHDQAVLYQTRDAGGITITPRYERTHLVGGTFANAFGDFTLRGELGYSTDRFFLSNDPDDSDGIARSGELGYVAALDYSVDADLLISTQFFQSLLTEYDTGFLRDRVESQATLRLDQQFLNDRGRASLLIIQSLNDGDGVLQADLNYEWRSDVILKLGADLFYGDRSGLFGQFQDATRLTFGVELGF
- a CDS encoding SPOR domain-containing protein codes for the protein MQSRIQRLIKVSWICLLTIAIAPPLAAQTSYEQLVLEQCRQALDRNEAQLAVVFCESAVRKAPQSAEAMRALAEAYMAAGQPDRAATANQIADQLSAKAPKAAPPVATTAPAKQTPNNEAASTNGPSPAPVPNTQSARSGYWFQLGAYRDQNVAQAEGKRLAETFPGLFGDLEIIIDTRDIEGRGVFHRLRAGPFMSAALAGERCDTLRAQGVDCFVAP
- a CDS encoding aldehyde dehydrogenase family protein, which translates into the protein MISKREFFIDGRWVAPARPHDLEVINPSNEEPCAVISLGGQSDTDAAVAAARRAFASWSMTAREERLALVERILELYNARTEEMAQAISLEMGAPIELARTQQAPAGSWHIKNFLRAAKTFSFERMLGDHAPNDRILYEPIGVCGLITPWNWPMNQVTLKVIPALLTGCTMVLKPSEIAPLSSLLFAEIVAQAGAPAGVFNLVNGDGPGVGTQLSTHPDVDMISFTGSARAGTAISKNAADTLKRVHLELGGKGANIVFPDADEKAVKRGALHCFNNSGQSCNAPTRMLVQRDHYDQAVEIARAVADAMPVGPSNEQGRHMGPVVSQMQFDKIQGLIQKGIDEGARLVAGGPGRPEGFNRGYFVRPTVFADVSNDMTIAREEIFGPVLSILPFETEEEAIAIANDTTYGLTNYVQSQNSETRQRVARRLRSGMVEMNGQPRGAGSPFGGMKASGNGREGGVWGLEDFLEVKAVSGW